The Ziziphus jujuba cultivar Dongzao chromosome 5, ASM3175591v1 genome segment ATGTTGTTCAGAAGCTCACGGGGTCGCCGGCGCATGAGCGTTTCTCTACGCCGCCGCCTATTCATCCACCTAAGCCGCCGAGCTCTCGTCTACATCGTATAAGACCTCCTCCCCTTGAGCATGTTAGCAATCGTCCTCCTCCGCTGCTGAACAACGCCGTCCCGCCTCAACAGCCACCACCCACCAATGGAGACCCTAATAACCCTATCCCCACCACCTCCCACTTTGGCGGTATCGGTCGGCCGGTGGCTCCTCTATCGCCTCTGCCGCCGTTACCGACGGTCCACGCGGCGGCCGAGTCGCCTGTCTCGGCCTACCTGCGGTACCTCCAGAACTCGGTCTCGGCCGCCGATCCCAATCACAAGCAATTCTCGGGATTCTCACCTTTAGCCCCTTTGGTGTCGCCTCGATGGAGTAATCTGGCCCCACATCAGCCGCTTGCTCCTATGCCGCCGCCGCAGCAGCATGGGGTACACCCTTCGGCTCCGCCGCCGGCGCCGGCAATGATACCGTCACAGTCACAGCTTCCGATGCCGTCGTCGCCGCTCCCATTCGGGTGCTTGAATTCTCCGAGGTCGCCAAGGTACCCGTTGCTTTCACCAAGTCTTCTACTTTCTCCTTCGTCGGGTCAATTAGGTTTCCCTCAGCTCCCCCTCTCGCCGACTGTGCCTTTGCCAAGCCCTAGATGGAGAGGTTTCTGATTAACTTTTGGGGTAAGTAAACGCTTTTTAGTTGACGTCGTTGTTTCAGGATTTAGGGTTTAGTTCTTCATGACTTTGTACATTTGGGGGTGGGGATTTTGATTCTATTGCCAGTGGTTGAAGTTGAAAATTGCTCAACTACTGGCTTAACTAGGTGTTTGTTATGTGTAAATGGTATATCAGAGGACATATGAGAAAGACACAGAAAAGTaaagaggaaggaaaaaaaaaaaaaaaaaaaaaaaaaaaagaaaccctaGATTTGTTGCTCTTGTTGGATTACATATGGGTTAAACAGAAGCTGGAAAAAAGCTATAGATAGAATCTGTGGTGGGAAGGATGatgttgttcttttttcttttttcttttttctttttttcttttttttttttaaattttttatcagcTATTTTACTTTTGTGAAATTTCTATGcacttaaatatatacatatggttTTTTCTGATTCCATTCTGTGAACGTATCGTCCTTATTAGTTTTGTTAGCCAATTTTTTATCTGACAAGAACAAAGGATGCCAATTTTGGTCAGATTAGCAATTTGAGTAGTTAGTGTAAGATGCTTCAATTGTAGTAACATTCGCTACcaagcaaaatttttttaaaaaataaaataaaatagataaataaaacagaCTTTGTTTGGGGATTTGAAATTACTAAATATGACCCAACTTCCCAAGTGGGTATGGCCATGTTGAGCACGGTGGTTACTAATAATTGCCTTTTCTTCTGGGGAATTCAAAGGGTGGGCTATTCCTTTGACATTATGTGAATGTATAGGAAAGGTACTTTTATTTGAGCTTTGATTGCTTATTTCATTCGAACAGTGTGTATTCACATGTCTGCCaggatattttgatttaaataattacgctttgatttgaatataaaaattgcaAGTACATCCTTATTgcaattgaaataattattattgttggaACTTCTGGCTCTGTAAGATATTTGGTCCGCTGATGATTGATCAATCATTTGTATATGTAgtaactaaaattatatatagttgCTTGCAAGTCATTTGTGGTcagaaattttaataatattgatatcCTTGCTTTAGGAAAACATGTCTGCAAATCCATCTAGTACCGTTGTTGGTTCAATGAAGTTCTGATCTATATTCTTGTGGAAATGGGGAATGGCTTACTCTTCCTACGAGCTCAAAATTTGTGGCATATGAAGGCTCTTTTGTTGTTCAAGGTGTTAAGCTAGAAAATGCAAATTAGCCTTAGGCGGGTGTAGCCTTTATTGTGATTGCTAATTAGGTTTCCTGAAGACTTGGGAATCTAGTAAACGGACCGTTCTAGTTGGACA includes the following:
- the LOC107420760 gene encoding VQ motif-containing protein 9, translated to MDKSCQSSGESSSITTSSNSSTSGRDHYLNLKHLNKLSHKISKPIIKKPTAFDPSSLTHQNQNQTNFNPQQQPLQPQPNPPLQPQAQPQPPPAAAAASTQTQQQNLQAQQQHQPPVYNINKNDFRDVVQKLTGSPAHERFSTPPPIHPPKPPSSRLHRIRPPPLEHVSNRPPPLLNNAVPPQQPPPTNGDPNNPIPTTSHFGGIGRPVAPLSPLPPLPTVHAAAESPVSAYLRYLQNSVSAADPNHKQFSGFSPLAPLVSPRWSNLAPHQPLAPMPPPQQHGVHPSAPPPAPAMIPSQSQLPMPSSPLPFGCLNSPRSPRYPLLSPSLLLSPSSGQLGFPQLPLSPTVPLPSPRWRGF